CTCGCCGTCCGTCGCAGCTCCGCCCGCCTGTTCGACGATAAATGCCATCGGGTTCGCTTCGTACAACAGGCGCAGCTTGCCGGGGCGATCAGGCGTGCGTTTGTCGGCGGGGTACATAAACACGCCGCCGCGATTCAGGATGCGGTGCACGTCGGCGACCATCGACGCGATCCATCGCATGTTGAAGTCCTCCTTGCGCGGACCGTCCTTGCCTTCGTTCAGCTCGTTCACATATTTCTGCACCGGCTCGTACCAATGGCGGCTATTCGATGCGTTGACTGCGTACTCGTGCGTGTCGGCGGGAATCTGCATGTTGCTGTGCGTGAGTACCCACGAACCCAGCTCGCGATCGAGCGTGAAGCAGTTCACGCCGTAGCCGGTGGTCAGCACGAAAACGGTCTGCGGACCATATACCGCATAACCGGCCGCAACCTGCGCCGAGCCCGGCTGCATGAAGGCCTGTTCGCTCGGCTCCATGCCGTCCGGGCAGCGGAGCACAGAAAAGATCGTGCCGATAGACACGTTCACGTCGATATTCGACGACCCGTCGAGCGGATCGAACGTGAGCAGATAGTTGCCCTTCGGATACCGGTTGGGAATGGGGAAGATCTTTTCCATTTCTTCCGACGCCATCGCGGCCAGGTTGCCGCCCCATTCGTTGGCTTCGAGCAGGATCTCGTTCGAGAGAATATCGAGTTTTTTCTGCACTTCGCCTTGAACGTTCTCGCTGCCGGCGGTTCCCAGCGCTTCGCCTAACGCGCCTTTGCTCACTTGATAGCCAATCTGTTTGCACGCGCGAGCGATCACTTCGATCAACAGCCGAAGGTCGGCGGGAAGGTTTTGATGCTCCCGCTGCTGCTCGATCAGATACTTGGTCAGCGTCGTGCGGCGGGAAATGGATGAGGGGGTCGACATTGCGTTGGGCTCCAGGAGCGTTAGACGAATGCCTCAGATTCTACCCGCTCGGAATGTGTCTCCCGATGTCACAGAAATGTGGCGCACATTCCCCTGCACGGGGCGAGCATCGCGATGGCTGATTTTCGAGATACGCGAACACAAAAAAACCGGCGCCGAAGCGCCGGTTTCCGATGGGTCGGGATAAAGGATTAAACCCTTACGGATTAAACCCTTAGCCCAGTGCTTTTTCCACAATCTCGCGTACATCGCGGGATTTCACCTTCGACGCCACCCGTTCCAGAGCCACGTGCGCCTTTTCGCTCAAGGCGGGCGTGTACCGGCGCCATTGTTCGAGCGTGCGAGCAAGGCGTGCAGCCACCTGAGGGTTCATTGCGTCGAGCGCAACAACCTGTTCGGCCCAGAACGCGTATCCGGAACCGTCTGCGGCGTGGAATTGCGCCGGATTCGCACCGCAGAAGCTGAAAATCAGCGAGCGGGCGCGATTCGGATTTTTCAGCGTGAACGCGGGGTGTTGCATCAGCTTGCGCACGATGTCGAGCACATTGCGCTTCGGTCCGCCGCGTTGCGTGGCTTGCAACGCGAACCATTTGTCGATCACGAGCGGTTCTTTCTCGAAGCGCTGGTAGAAATCACCAAGAGCCGCATCGGCG
This window of the Caballeronia sp. SBC1 genome carries:
- a CDS encoding class 1 fructose-bisphosphatase, producing MSTPSSISRRTTLTKYLIEQQREHQNLPADLRLLIEVIARACKQIGYQVSKGALGEALGTAGSENVQGEVQKKLDILSNEILLEANEWGGNLAAMASEEMEKIFPIPNRYPKGNYLLTFDPLDGSSNIDVNVSIGTIFSVLRCPDGMEPSEQAFMQPGSAQVAAGYAVYGPQTVFVLTTGYGVNCFTLDRELGSWVLTHSNMQIPADTHEYAVNASNSRHWYEPVQKYVNELNEGKDGPRKEDFNMRWIASMVADVHRILNRGGVFMYPADKRTPDRPGKLRLLYEANPMAFIVEQAGGAATDGEQRILDIVPTNLHQRVPVFLGSKNEVERVTRYHSEIN